The following proteins are encoded in a genomic region of Thiomonas sp. X19:
- a CDS encoding arsenate reductase (azurin) large subunit has product MSQFKDRVALPPADAQKTNLTCHFCIVGCGYHAYTWDADREGGRAPNQNALGLDFRKQLPPFATIMTPAMTNVLTDKNGKRKAVMIVPDKACVVNQGLSSTRGGKMASYFYNADGLTKERLLHPRVYYGDQWMDTSWDYASQVYGGMVKKILDEDGPDEIAVAMFDHGGAGGGFENTWGTGKLIFTGIQTPTVRIHNRPAYNSECFGNRDMGIFELNNSYEDAELADVIWSIGNNPYENQTNYFLVHWLPNLQGGTVDKKKKMFPGEPVGPGKFIFVDPRRNPSISICEDLAKDQVLHLAINPGSDGALFNGLLTYIVDQGWINKDFIANHTEGFEAAVKANAMSLDECSRITGVSVAQIKQAAEWSYKPKAPGKQPRTMHAFEKGIIWGNNNYVTEQAIGAVVVATHNVGSRRGTGWVRMGGHQEGYTRPPYPEPKSRYPAADFPIPRHDKLIEVDTYLINGKGKMMTFWACNTFQTTNNAQALREAVIRRSQIVKQAMGQARGATPKEMVDVIYKATQKGGLFVGMMDIYPTMIAEAAHVMFPGALPGEMNHTSMNGERRLRMSEKFIDPPGEALPDCLTAARIANTIRVMYEAEGNAKMAKRFEGFEWTTPEDAFNDGFRQVGRPGAPKIDSEGYATGYMATYALLRKAGNNGVQMPIKQVDGDKLLGSPTLYPDDKFDTPNGKIQVFPAKWDGWLKQAAEVKAKYKFWINNGRFNEVWQSWYNNQYDPFIMDRYPMAVIQMNPADMATLGVKPTDVVEIYNDYGTTMAMAYPEPTIKLNQSFVVFGAPKGVVGSVVTTATDVHFLEYHKGTWADIRRVGPMPDWKRTVSTKSRMYGV; this is encoded by the coding sequence ATGTCGCAATTCAAGGATCGTGTCGCGCTGCCGCCGGCAGATGCGCAAAAAACCAATTTGACCTGCCATTTCTGCATCGTGGGCTGTGGCTACCACGCCTACACCTGGGATGCTGACCGCGAGGGCGGACGTGCGCCCAACCAGAACGCGCTGGGGCTCGATTTTCGCAAGCAACTTCCACCCTTCGCCACCATCATGACCCCGGCGATGACCAATGTGCTGACCGACAAGAATGGCAAGCGTAAAGCCGTCATGATCGTGCCGGACAAGGCCTGCGTCGTCAACCAGGGGCTGAGCTCAACCCGGGGGGGCAAAATGGCTTCCTACTTCTACAACGCCGATGGCCTCACCAAAGAGCGTCTGCTTCATCCCCGTGTCTACTATGGTGACCAGTGGATGGACACTTCCTGGGACTACGCCTCCCAAGTTTATGGTGGCATGGTCAAAAAAATTCTGGACGAAGATGGTCCGGATGAGATCGCTGTGGCCATGTTTGACCATGGGGGCGCCGGCGGAGGTTTCGAGAACACGTGGGGCACCGGCAAGCTGATCTTCACCGGTATCCAGACCCCGACGGTGCGCATCCACAACCGTCCGGCGTACAACTCCGAATGCTTCGGCAACCGTGACATGGGCATTTTCGAGTTGAATAACAGCTACGAGGATGCCGAATTGGCTGACGTCATCTGGTCCATCGGCAACAATCCTTATGAAAACCAGACGAATTACTTCCTCGTGCACTGGCTGCCCAATCTGCAGGGCGGCACCGTGGACAAGAAGAAGAAAATGTTCCCCGGCGAACCGGTCGGTCCTGGCAAATTCATCTTCGTCGATCCGCGCCGCAATCCGTCGATTTCGATTTGTGAGGATCTGGCCAAGGATCAGGTTCTGCACTTGGCGATCAATCCCGGGAGCGATGGCGCCCTGTTCAATGGCTTGTTGACCTACATCGTCGATCAAGGCTGGATCAACAAGGACTTCATTGCCAACCACACGGAAGGTTTCGAGGCGGCTGTCAAGGCCAACGCCATGTCGTTGGACGAGTGCAGTCGCATCACCGGCGTTTCGGTGGCGCAGATCAAGCAGGCTGCGGAGTGGAGCTACAAACCCAAGGCTCCGGGTAAGCAGCCACGCACCATGCATGCCTTCGAGAAAGGCATCATCTGGGGCAACAACAACTACGTCACCGAACAAGCCATTGGTGCCGTTGTCGTGGCCACGCACAATGTGGGCAGCCGACGTGGGACAGGCTGGGTGCGCATGGGCGGTCACCAGGAAGGTTACACACGGCCCCCATATCCGGAACCCAAGTCCCGCTATCCGGCCGCCGACTTTCCCATTCCGCGCCATGACAAGTTGATCGAGGTTGATACCTACCTCATCAATGGCAAGGGCAAGATGATGACGTTCTGGGCGTGCAACACCTTCCAGACCACCAACAATGCCCAGGCTCTGCGCGAAGCCGTCATTCGCCGCAGTCAGATCGTCAAACAGGCCATGGGCCAGGCACGTGGCGCCACGCCCAAGGAGATGGTGGACGTGATCTACAAGGCAACGCAAAAGGGCGGGTTGTTTGTTGGAATGATGGATATCTATCCCACCATGATTGCCGAGGCGGCCCATGTGATGTTTCCGGGCGCTCTGCCGGGAGAAATGAACCACACCTCGATGAACGGTGAGCGCCGCCTGCGCATGTCCGAGAAGTTCATCGATCCCCCAGGCGAAGCCTTGCCCGACTGTCTGACCGCAGCGCGAATCGCCAACACCATTCGCGTGATGTACGAGGCCGAAGGCAATGCCAAGATGGCCAAGCGCTTCGAAGGTTTCGAGTGGACAACCCCGGAAGATGCCTTCAACGATGGATTCCGCCAGGTCGGTCGACCGGGCGCACCCAAAATCGACAGTGAAGGTTACGCCACGGGCTACATGGCCACGTACGCACTGCTGCGCAAAGCTGGCAACAACGGCGTGCAGATGCCGATCAAGCAGGTTGATGGAGACAAGCTGCTGGGTTCGCCGACGCTTTATCCCGACGACAAGTTCGACACGCCCAATGGCAAGATCCAGGTCTTTCCAGCGAAGTGGGATGGTTGGCTCAAACAGGCAGCCGAGGTCAAGGCCAAGTACAAATTCTGGATCAACAACGGCCGGTTCAACGAAGTCTGGCAGTCTTGGTACAACAACCAATACGACCCCTTCATCATGGACCGTTACCCGATGGCGGTGATCCAGATGAATCCTGCGGATATGGCGACCCTCGGCGTCAAGCCGACCGATGTGGTTGAAATCTACAACGACTACGGCACCACGATGGCAATGGCCTACCCGGAGCCGACCATCAAGCTCAACCAGTCCTTCGTCGTTTTCGGCGCGCCCAAAGGGGTCGTGGGTTCCGTGGTGACCACCGCAACGGATGTGCATTTCCTCGAGTACCACAAGGGAACCTGGGCCGACATTCGTCGGGTCGGCCCGATGCCCGACTGGAAACGTACGGTCTCGACCAAGAGCCGCATGTACGGGGTTTGA
- the moaA gene encoding GTP 3',8-cyclase MoaA translates to MNDTEPVAHPPVRQPIPIVDHRHASIVPSVPKQVSKPARLVADRMGRPLHDLRISVTDRCNFRCTYCMPKEVFGKEHAFLAHRDLLSFEEITRAARAFMDLGVRKIRLTGGEPLLRKSQERLVAMLHTLRTPDGHPPELTMTTNGSILARKAQTLKDAGLDRVTVSLDALDDTVFRRMNDVDFPVAEVLRGIETAQAVGLGPVKVNMVVKRGTNDAQILPMVERFRGTGIVLRFIEYMDAGNSNGWCMNEVLPSQEVVDQIHRHHPLHPLEAHRPGETAQRWAFDDGGGEIGVISSVSRAFCGTCSRARLSMEGKLYLCLFASHGHDLRALLRDSPQAGRDPVSDAQLRAALAQIWSRRVDRYSELRAFQASGALPSERKVEMSYIGG, encoded by the coding sequence GTGAACGATACTGAGCCGGTCGCACATCCCCCGGTGCGCCAGCCGATTCCCATCGTCGACCATCGCCACGCCAGTATCGTGCCCAGCGTTCCCAAGCAAGTGTCGAAGCCCGCGCGGCTGGTGGCCGATCGGATGGGTCGTCCCTTGCATGATCTCCGCATTTCGGTCACCGACCGTTGCAACTTCCGCTGCACCTACTGCATGCCCAAGGAGGTCTTCGGCAAGGAGCATGCATTCCTGGCGCATCGCGATTTGTTGAGTTTCGAGGAAATCACCCGTGCCGCGCGTGCCTTCATGGATCTTGGGGTGCGCAAGATCCGATTGACGGGCGGCGAGCCCCTGTTGCGCAAAAGCCAGGAACGCCTGGTGGCGATGTTGCACACCTTGCGCACCCCGGATGGACATCCACCTGAGTTGACCATGACCACCAACGGCTCGATCCTGGCGCGCAAGGCACAGACCCTCAAAGACGCGGGGCTGGATCGCGTGACCGTCAGCCTGGACGCGCTCGACGACACGGTGTTTCGTCGCATGAACGATGTCGATTTCCCGGTGGCCGAGGTGCTGCGCGGAATCGAGACTGCCCAGGCCGTTGGGTTGGGGCCGGTGAAAGTGAATATGGTGGTCAAGCGCGGAACGAACGATGCGCAAATCCTGCCCATGGTCGAGCGCTTCCGGGGCACCGGCATCGTGCTGCGCTTCATCGAATACATGGATGCGGGCAACTCCAACGGCTGGTGCATGAACGAAGTGCTGCCGTCGCAAGAGGTGGTGGATCAGATTCATCGGCACCATCCCCTGCATCCGCTCGAAGCTCATCGCCCCGGAGAAACGGCCCAGCGTTGGGCCTTTGACGACGGCGGCGGAGAGATCGGCGTGATCTCCAGCGTGAGCCGTGCATTCTGTGGAACCTGCAGCCGCGCCCGTCTGTCGATGGAGGGCAAGCTGTATCTGTGCCTGTTTGCCAGCCACGGCCACGACCTGCGAGCCCTTTTGCGCGACAGCCCCCAGGCTGGCCGCGATCCTGTCAGCGATGCGCAGTTACGCGCCGCGCTCGCGCAGATCTGGAGTCGCCGCGTCGACCGCTACTCCGAGCTTCGCGCCTTTCAGGCCTCCGGCGCATTGCCTTCGGAGCGCAAGGTCGAGATGTCTTACATCGGAGGCTAA
- the petA gene encoding ubiquinol-cytochrome c reductase iron-sulfur subunit, which yields MDPKRRIWLIATGVSACVGTAATAVPFVESMEPSDVARVNGEPIELDISPIQPGQKLIVLWRGQPVWVLRRTPQMLASLKMTQNLVADPFSKNTQYSTPPWAQNQWRSIKPEYFVFIDICTHLGCAPNLRATPGAQPGLPDNWPGGFLCPCHGSRYDLAARVFKNMPAPANMVVPDYAFINDKKILLGKHRA from the coding sequence ATGGATCCAAAACGTAGAATCTGGCTGATTGCCACGGGCGTCTCGGCTTGCGTGGGAACCGCTGCCACAGCGGTTCCCTTCGTTGAATCGATGGAACCGTCCGATGTGGCCAGAGTCAATGGCGAACCGATCGAACTGGACATCAGTCCAATACAACCAGGCCAAAAACTCATTGTGTTGTGGCGTGGCCAGCCCGTTTGGGTTTTGCGCCGAACCCCGCAGATGCTCGCTTCCCTGAAGATGACCCAGAATCTTGTTGCCGATCCGTTTTCAAAAAATACGCAGTATTCCACACCACCATGGGCGCAGAACCAATGGCGATCCATCAAACCCGAATATTTTGTATTCATCGACATTTGCACCCATTTGGGTTGCGCCCCGAATCTTCGGGCCACACCTGGGGCGCAACCAGGATTGCCAGATAACTGGCCAGGCGGATTTTTGTGCCCATGCCATGGCTCACGTTATGACTTGGCTGCCAGAGTCTTCAAAAACATGCCAGCCCCGGCAAACATGGTCGTACCCGATTATGCCTTCATCAATGACAAAAAAATCTTGCTTGGCAAGCACAGGGCGTGA
- a CDS encoding metalloregulator ArsR/SmtB family transcription factor, giving the protein MRYQLPFARDMGSNTGLRGQILRRPLGTREDDVTAVFEAAAELFAALSSPMRLSIVCHLREQDMNVQQIANRIGSSQPNTSLHLRQLHQIGIVDRSRSGQSVTYRIRNTFVADLCKIVCPGH; this is encoded by the coding sequence ATGCGCTACCAACTTCCTTTTGCCCGCGACATGGGCAGCAACACGGGTTTGCGCGGACAAATCTTGCGCAGGCCTCTCGGCACGCGGGAGGATGACGTCACTGCGGTCTTCGAGGCCGCTGCCGAATTGTTCGCCGCCCTGTCATCCCCGATGCGATTGAGCATCGTTTGCCACCTGCGCGAGCAGGACATGAACGTGCAGCAGATTGCCAACCGGATCGGCAGCAGCCAGCCCAACACGTCCCTGCATTTGCGCCAACTGCACCAGATCGGCATTGTGGATCGGTCGAGGAGCGGTCAGTCGGTGACGTACCGCATCCGCAACACCTTCGTGGCCGATCTGTGCAAGATCGTTTGCCCAGGCCATTGA
- a CDS encoding nitroreductase — protein MRLDARGLVTSAPGCSGASRPWCWPPPSISCGTGLNDGLLLSGQASIRISTLSICPNAPEYMDDFDTADGTLELIRKRQQTSPKRLVAPGPTSEQVQTLFEAAAQAPDHGLILPWRFVRVSEAARGQLGEAFAAALLERDPQATAQQLQNARDKAQRAPFLALAIVEMQGKNPDIPVAERFVSLGCALQNMLLMAHAQGFGAGLVSGQAMQSLALRTLFGLEAHEQAVCFIATGTVKTAKASRNRPSPDVFVRTL, from the coding sequence ATGCGGCTCGACGCACGAGGCCTCGTGACCTCGGCACCCGGTTGCAGCGGCGCATCACGGCCCTGGTGCTGGCCGCCGCCATCGATTTCGTGTGGGACCGGGCTGAACGATGGGCTGCTGCTTTCCGGCCAAGCTTCGATCCGCATCTCAACACTCTCGATCTGTCCTAACGCCCCTGAATACATGGATGATTTCGACACCGCCGATGGGACACTTGAACTGATCCGCAAGCGTCAGCAAACCTCCCCCAAGCGTCTCGTGGCTCCGGGGCCGACGTCCGAGCAAGTCCAAACCCTGTTCGAAGCCGCGGCACAGGCTCCGGATCATGGCCTGATCCTGCCCTGGCGATTCGTCCGGGTTTCCGAGGCAGCACGTGGACAACTGGGTGAAGCCTTTGCTGCGGCCTTGCTCGAGCGTGACCCGCAAGCGACCGCGCAGCAACTTCAGAATGCGCGGGACAAGGCGCAACGCGCACCGTTCCTCGCCCTGGCGATCGTCGAAATGCAAGGAAAAAATCCAGACATTCCCGTGGCCGAGCGCTTCGTTTCGTTGGGCTGCGCGCTCCAAAACATGCTGCTCATGGCCCACGCTCAAGGATTCGGTGCCGGTCTGGTCAGCGGCCAAGCCATGCAGTCCCTCGCGTTGCGCACGCTGTTTGGGCTTGAGGCGCATGAGCAGGCTGTGTGTTTCATCGCCACTGGAACCGTCAAAACCGCCAAGGCTAGCCGGAATCGGCCATCCCCGGACGTGTTTGTCCGCACACTTTAG
- a CDS encoding c-type cytochrome — MNKLLLCTSLALFAAQAWAAPDMLALAKQKNCLGCHALDAKIVGPAYKAVAEKYAGKPGAEQMLVNAVLHGHVGTWGQVPMPANTDVTPAQAKQLVEWILSLK, encoded by the coding sequence ATGAACAAACTTCTTTTGTGCACATCCCTGGCCTTGTTCGCAGCCCAAGCCTGGGCCGCCCCTGACATGTTGGCTTTGGCCAAGCAGAAGAACTGCCTGGGCTGCCATGCGCTGGACGCCAAGATCGTTGGCCCCGCCTACAAGGCCGTGGCCGAGAAATACGCTGGCAAGCCCGGTGCCGAGCAAATGCTGGTCAATGCCGTGTTGCATGGCCATGTCGGCACCTGGGGTCAGGTGCCGATGCCGGCCAACACCGATGTCACCCCGGCGCAGGCCAAGCAGTTGGTCGAGTGGATTTTGAGTCTGAAGTAA
- a CDS encoding PhnD/SsuA/transferrin family substrate-binding protein → MDRRATLKILGATWANPALAQHSQIPRSKPFRFGVTDVFLHDVAIPKWQDFLQTELRMPVQMIQKATYQEALEALRSDEMEAAWICGFPYVVARGFVRLCAQPGWHGQPWYQSYLITSAKRTAPHSLPGLKGDVFAFDDPLSNSGYLVPVVALRSLNQTPQNFFRATFFTYSLHKVVEAVASGLADSGTVDGYIWEVLLKNGSSSALKTRIVAKSRHYGFPPIVTRKNLDMGLHLRLQNALLKAQTTQQGRALLQSLDLESFLLPQEAWFLGIQELTEILNGTHPPIPLSEIYESA, encoded by the coding sequence ATGGATCGCAGGGCTACCCTCAAAATACTTGGCGCAACATGGGCAAATCCTGCGCTAGCTCAACACAGCCAAATTCCAAGATCAAAACCATTCCGGTTCGGCGTCACCGACGTTTTTTTGCACGATGTCGCCATTCCAAAATGGCAAGATTTCCTGCAAACTGAACTTCGCATGCCTGTTCAGATGATCCAAAAAGCTACCTATCAGGAAGCGCTCGAAGCGTTGCGTTCCGATGAGATGGAGGCCGCTTGGATTTGTGGCTTTCCCTATGTCGTGGCGCGGGGATTCGTCCGCCTGTGCGCGCAGCCTGGCTGGCATGGTCAACCCTGGTATCAGAGTTATCTCATCACGTCGGCCAAACGCACGGCACCGCATAGCCTTCCCGGTTTGAAAGGCGATGTTTTCGCATTCGACGATCCTTTATCGAATTCAGGATACCTAGTACCAGTTGTCGCTTTACGTTCCCTGAACCAAACGCCACAGAATTTTTTCAGAGCGACGTTTTTTACCTATTCACTCCATAAAGTTGTCGAGGCGGTCGCCAGCGGTTTGGCAGACTCTGGTACCGTCGATGGATATATTTGGGAAGTCCTCCTGAAAAATGGCTCGTCTTCAGCCTTGAAAACTCGCATCGTCGCCAAGTCCAGGCACTACGGATTCCCTCCCATCGTGACGCGTAAAAACCTGGATATGGGCTTACATCTGCGCCTACAAAATGCATTATTGAAGGCACAAACCACCCAACAAGGCCGGGCACTTCTGCAAAGTCTCGATTTGGAGAGTTTTCTTTTGCCTCAGGAGGCGTGGTTCTTGGGTATTCAGGAACTCACGGAAATTTTGAATGGCACCCATCCCCCCATTCCGCTGAGTGAGATTTACGAATCGGCATGA
- a CDS encoding arsenate reductase (azurin) small subunit has product MTEKVSRRIFLKVAGTSVAGVGAAVSPVGSAVAAGNNQAAIQAAAGAAVLPYPKISVGKAQSMQANTPVSFSYPDGDSPCVAIKMGQRVAGGVGPDGDIVAYSNLCTHMGCPLMYDPATQRFKCPCHYSMFDPEKSGQMICGQATEDLPQIQLEYDPASDSVRAVAVTGLIYGRQANVL; this is encoded by the coding sequence ATGACTGAAAAAGTATCACGCCGGATTTTCCTGAAAGTTGCCGGCACGAGCGTAGCAGGGGTCGGAGCGGCCGTCAGCCCGGTCGGCTCCGCCGTGGCGGCGGGGAATAACCAAGCCGCTATCCAGGCCGCCGCCGGCGCCGCAGTACTGCCGTATCCCAAGATCTCCGTCGGCAAGGCCCAAAGCATGCAGGCCAACACACCCGTGTCGTTCAGCTATCCGGATGGCGACTCGCCTTGCGTGGCCATCAAGATGGGGCAGCGTGTCGCAGGCGGCGTTGGCCCCGACGGTGACATCGTGGCGTACAGCAACCTTTGCACCCACATGGGCTGCCCCTTGATGTACGACCCGGCCACGCAGCGTTTCAAGTGCCCCTGTCACTACAGCATGTTCGATCCCGAGAAGTCGGGTCAGATGATCTGCGGCCAGGCGACCGAAGATCTGCCGCAAATCCAACTCGAGTACGACCCGGCCTCCGACAGTGTTCGCGCCGTGGCCGTCACCGGCCTGATCTACGGCCGCCAGGCCAACGTGCTGTAA
- a CDS encoding c-type cytochrome, whose product MLTLARRKNCLTCHAADHKVVGPAYEAVAEKYAGKPGAEQMLVNAVLHGHVGTWGPVPMPANTDVTPTQAKDLVTWILGLNKAR is encoded by the coding sequence ATGCTGACCCTGGCCCGGCGGAAGAACTGCCTGACCTGTCATGCCGCCGATCACAAGGTCGTCGGCCCCGCGTACGAGGCCGTGGCCGAGAAATACGCGGGCAAACCCGGTGCCGAGCAGATGCTGGTCAATGCGGTGCTGCACGGCCATGTCGGCACCTGGGGCCCGGTGCCGATGCCGGCCAACACCGATGTGACCCCGACCCAGGCCAAGGATCTGGTGACCTGGATTCTGGGCCTGAACAAGGCGAGGTGA
- the glp gene encoding gephyrin-like molybdotransferase Glp: MDQPLAPPDLAQVVSCVSGYDPNALPVGRVQEVIRRFVQPVRVAERVDLRAALGRVLAEDVIVPQDVPGHDNSGMDGYALRGADLAADGSAVLRTVGTGLAGHGFEGDVPAGCCLRIMTGAAMPASCDTVVPQEFCRVEGDRVRIPAGVLRQGDNCRPRGEDLLAGEAALQAGKLLRPADIGLAASLGAAEVMVWRKLRVAFLSSGDELRSIGQTLDEGCVYDSNRYTLWAMLQRLGCEVLDLGVVRDDPAALETALRQACENADAVITSGGVSVSEADHLRRVMATLGDVVFWRIAMRPGRPMAFGRIESGAHSAMLFGLPGNPVAVMVTFYHFVREALLHMMGAPMQPLPLLPVVAQTALRKRPGRTEYQRAVLERRPDGRLGARTTGDQGSGILRSMSRADGFIVLHHEQDSVQAGDLVDFLPFEGLV, from the coding sequence ATGGACCAGCCCTTAGCACCCCCCGACTTGGCCCAGGTGGTCAGTTGCGTCAGCGGCTACGACCCCAACGCCCTGCCGGTGGGCCGGGTGCAGGAGGTCATCCGCCGCTTCGTGCAGCCGGTGCGCGTGGCCGAGCGGGTGGACCTGCGTGCCGCGCTCGGGCGCGTGCTGGCCGAGGACGTGATCGTCCCGCAGGACGTGCCGGGACACGACAACTCCGGCATGGACGGCTACGCCCTGCGCGGCGCCGACCTGGCAGCCGATGGCTCGGCCGTGCTGCGCACGGTGGGCACCGGGCTTGCGGGGCATGGGTTCGAAGGCGATGTGCCGGCCGGCTGCTGCCTGCGCATCATGACCGGAGCGGCCATGCCGGCGAGTTGCGACACCGTGGTGCCGCAGGAGTTCTGCCGGGTCGAGGGCGATCGGGTGCGCATCCCGGCCGGCGTCCTCAGGCAGGGCGACAACTGCCGTCCGCGCGGCGAAGACCTGCTTGCCGGCGAGGCGGCGCTGCAAGCCGGCAAGCTGCTGCGTCCGGCCGACATCGGCCTGGCCGCATCGCTCGGAGCGGCCGAGGTGATGGTGTGGCGCAAACTGCGCGTGGCCTTCCTGTCCAGCGGCGACGAGCTGCGTTCCATTGGTCAAACGCTGGACGAAGGCTGCGTGTACGACAGCAACCGCTACACCCTGTGGGCCATGCTGCAGCGTCTCGGCTGCGAGGTGCTGGACCTGGGCGTGGTGCGCGACGATCCCGCCGCGCTCGAAACCGCCTTGCGCCAGGCCTGCGAGAACGCCGACGCCGTCATCACCTCGGGCGGCGTGAGCGTGAGCGAGGCCGACCACCTGCGTAGGGTTATGGCCACGCTGGGCGACGTGGTGTTCTGGCGCATCGCCATGCGCCCGGGCCGACCCATGGCCTTCGGCCGCATCGAGAGCGGCGCGCACAGCGCCATGCTGTTCGGCCTGCCCGGCAATCCGGTGGCCGTGATGGTGACCTTCTACCACTTCGTGCGCGAGGCCCTGCTACACATGATGGGCGCGCCGATGCAGCCTCTGCCGCTGTTGCCGGTGGTGGCGCAAACCGCGCTGCGCAAGCGGCCCGGCCGCACCGAATACCAGCGCGCCGTGCTCGAACGCCGGCCCGACGGCCGGCTGGGCGCACGCACCACCGGCGACCAGGGCTCCGGCATCCTGCGCTCCATGAGCCGGGCCGACGGCTTCATCGTGCTGCACCACGAACAAGACAGCGTGCAGGCGGGCGACCTGGTGGACTTCCTGCCCTTCGAAGGGCTGGTGTGA
- the mobA gene encoding molybdenum cofactor guanylyltransferase MobA: MTSPLTGASTLLASGIPAEVLTGLILAGGRASRMGGLDKGLQPFRSTPLIQHVLENLKPQVGQVLISANRNLTAYRRFGVPVLTDADPAAFDGPLAGILAGLQHCKTRYVLVVPCDSPRLPENFAPSMARCLEASQADFVMARMAGRTNPVMSLMHVRLQDSLQAFLHAGGRSVLGWADGLKTAVVDFEGDAAIWNLNTLDDLRRAESGPDQVSSGMAHNGQVGDLSPWTSP; encoded by the coding sequence ATGACATCGCCATTAACCGGCGCGTCCACGCTTCTTGCAAGCGGGATCCCGGCCGAGGTCCTGACCGGCCTGATTCTCGCCGGTGGCCGCGCCTCGCGCATGGGAGGGCTCGACAAAGGTTTGCAGCCATTCCGTAGCACTCCCTTGATCCAGCACGTCCTGGAGAACCTCAAACCCCAAGTGGGGCAGGTCCTCATCAGCGCCAACCGCAACCTCACTGCCTACAGGCGCTTCGGCGTCCCGGTCCTGACCGATGCCGATCCCGCCGCGTTCGATGGCCCTCTGGCTGGAATTCTGGCGGGATTGCAGCACTGCAAGACCCGCTACGTGTTGGTCGTTCCCTGCGACAGCCCCCGGTTGCCGGAGAACTTTGCCCCAAGCATGGCACGTTGCCTCGAAGCCAGCCAGGCCGACTTCGTGATGGCGCGCATGGCCGGCCGGACCAATCCTGTGATGAGCCTGATGCATGTCCGACTGCAAGATTCGCTGCAGGCGTTCTTGCACGCGGGCGGTCGCTCGGTACTGGGCTGGGCCGATGGTTTGAAGACGGCCGTGGTGGATTTCGAGGGTGACGCAGCGATCTGGAATCTCAACACGCTGGACGATTTGCGCCGTGCCGAATCCGGACCTGATCAGGTTTCTTCAGGCATGGCGCATAACGGTCAAGTCGGAGATCTCTCGCCATGGACCAGCCCTTAG
- a CDS encoding Rrf2 family transcriptional regulator, translating to MKPTRQEQLALDVMLALARARSGSASVQDLGAALQMAPSTLKTLFERLMDAGLLRCESAPDDCYGLARAPRSITAADIVLASQQGPGGAGHGRLIGARNRASMEATALRALETALNRCSLEFLQAITLQDLARGMPCCENARSHEFQREAPRHRPAPQANQERKLDDPTARGRRRSQGPREMPPMRDSRAVHLQALAPGGVGRCFR from the coding sequence ATGAAACCGACCCGCCAGGAACAGCTTGCACTCGATGTGATGTTGGCTCTGGCCAGGGCGCGCAGTGGGTCCGCCAGCGTGCAGGATCTCGGAGCGGCGCTGCAGATGGCCCCGTCCACCCTGAAAACCTTGTTCGAGCGCTTGATGGACGCAGGACTGCTGCGCTGCGAGTCCGCCCCTGACGATTGTTATGGGCTGGCACGCGCGCCGCGTTCGATCACCGCGGCGGATATCGTCCTGGCGAGCCAACAAGGGCCCGGTGGGGCCGGCCATGGGCGGCTGATCGGAGCGCGGAACAGGGCCAGCATGGAGGCCACCGCATTGCGGGCACTCGAGACTGCCTTGAATCGCTGCAGTCTGGAGTTTTTACAAGCGATCACGCTGCAGGATCTTGCTCGGGGCATGCCATGCTGTGAGAATGCACGCTCCCATGAGTTCCAGCGGGAAGCACCAAGGCATCGCCCTGCGCCGCAAGCCAACCAGGAGCGCAAACTTGATGACCCGACAGCACGAGGGCGAAGGCGTTCGCAAGGACCGCGCGAAATGCCACCAATGCGCGATTCGCGCGCTGTGCATCTTCAAGCATTGGCTCCTGGAGGAGTTGGACGCTGTTTCCGCTGA